TGGCTTCGGGAGCAACGACCAATTTAATTCCGCCGGTATTGGTTTTGAATCACGCTTTGCAATCTATTAGTGATGATGTATCCAAGCTCAGCGATATACCTCCCGAAGATTTGCATGAGCTATTAAATGCGCAGGCTGGCAGAAAGATTACCTTCTTGCATCAACCACAAGGACAAAGACGTCACTGGCTTGCAATGGCTGAAGGGAATGCCAAAATTGCTTTGACTAAGCGCTTGGTTGAGACTGGCGGCCAATTAGCTAGGGCGCGTGCGTTGGCGGATATTCTGGCGCTGGATTTAGAGAGTCTTGAGCAATTACGTATTGAGTGTTTTGATGTTAGCCACACCTCTGGTGAGGCAACTCAAGCCTCTTGTGTGGTTTATGCAAAGAACGCGATGCAATCAAGTGAATATCGCCGTTTTAATATCGCTGACATTACCCCGGGTGACGACTACGCTGCTATGCGTCAGGTGCTCCAAAGGCGCTACGCAAATTTTCAAGAACTTCCAGTAGACAAAATCCCGCAAGTCATTTTGATTGATGGCGGTAAAGGTCAGGTTGAGATGGCAAGGCAAGTCTTTTCTGAATTTGGTATGGATGTTGGTTTGATTGTTGGGGTGGCCAAAGGGGAGGGGCGTAAGGTCGGCTTAGAAACATTAATTTTTGCTGATGGACGCCCGGCCTTAGAGCTTGGTATTGATAGTGCGGCTTTGTTATTGGTAGCTCAGATCCGTGATGAGGCCCACCGCTTTGCAATCACTGGCATGCGTGCCAAGCGAGCTAAGGCGAGAACGGTCTCCCGTTTGGAAGAAATCGAGGGTATTGGCGCTAAAAGACGCCAAAAGCTATTGGCCCGTTTTGGTGGTTTAAAAGGGGTTGCCAATGCAAGTATTGAAGAGATTGCCAGCGTAGAGGGGGTCTCACTCACTCTTGCCGAGCAAATTTATCGCCAGCTCCACTAGTAGATTATTCATTCAATTGGTTTATGCTTAATGCATGCCATTTAATCTCCCCATTGCTCTAACCTGGTTGCGTGTCGCAGCAATTCCGTTGCTGGTAGCAATCTTTTATCTCCCTGGCGCTTGGTTGAGTCCTTTTGAAAAGAATGTCATCGCAACTATCATCTTTGTATTTGCTGCGCTCACAGATTGGTTGGATGGATTTTTGGCGAGACGGATGAAGCAAGAGTCCGCCTTTGGACAGTTTTTAGATCCTGTTGCAGATAAATTAATTGTGGCTGCAGCATTATTGGTTTTACTGAATATGGATCGCGTTCAAGTGTGGGTCGCTCTCATCATTATTGGTCGCGAAATTACTATCTCTGCTTTACGAGAGTGGATGGCTTTGCTAGGGGCTGGTAAAAGTGTGGCCGTGCATATGGTCGGAAAACTAAAGACAACGGTGCAATTGGTGGCAATTCCGTTTTTGTTGCTGAATGACACTTTATTTGGATGGTTAGATTGCGCCAGAGTGGGCACCTGGTTAATTTGGGCAGCTTCATTTTTAACGCTCTGGTCCATGTTCTATTACATGAAAAAGGCGTTGCCACAGTTGGTTGGCAAAATCGATTAAATCTTATAAACCCCAGCTAGATAGGGTTCAAAGGCTTTTTTTATTCGGGTAATTTTTAGCTTTCTATGGGAATAATGCTTTCTCTTTGATTGTTTGTTAAACTATCGCCCTGTTATGCGGGAATAGCTCAGCTGGTAGAGCGATACCTTGCCAAGGTATAGGTCGGGAGTTCGAACCTCCTTTCCCGCTCCAAGTTCGATGGGAAGCCCTCAAAAGCTTCCCATTTTTGATTTCGGTATTTGGCGCGTTGGCCGAGTGGTTAGGCAGGAGCCTGCAAAGCTTCGTACGGGGGTTCGATTCCCTCACGCGCCTCCAGTAATTTCGCTTGACGAAATGGGGGCATCCCCTAAAATACTTTTGTGCAATGTAAGTAAAGAAGCCTTCATTACCTAGAGCAAAAAATGATCAAAACCCATACTCTTAAAATCAGTGCGCTTGCATTGTTTATGTCTGTCTTAGTGGGTGGCTGCGCCTCTTCTGGAGACTCAGCTACTGGCACTCCTAGTGAGGTCCAGGAGGTGCAAACTCAACTTCTTGGCGATATGCCGTTGCCAGCCGCCTCAAAAATTATTGGCTCAGATTCCTTGATTATTGGCCGTGGCGATAGTTGGGTTGGTCGTGTTGTGTTGTCTGGTGTGCAAACACCAACAGATATTTATGCGTTCTTCCAGTCTGAGTATCCGAGAGCGGGTTGGACAACCATTAGTGCGGTGAAATCAAAAACAAGCATTTTGGTTTTCACTAAAGGTGATCGCACTGCTACGGTTGAGCTCAATGAGGGTTCTTTAGCTGGACCTAAAACGATGATCACTATTACCTCGTCACCAAAGAATGCAAACGTAATCGCGCCAAGCCGTAAGTAATTCGGATTAATGAATAAAAAAGGCCTCCATTGGAGGCCTTTTGCTTTGGAGTGATTGGCTTATAGACCTTCAGCCCTAATCAGGCCAACAGCTTGACCCTCAATTGCGAAGTTGGGTTGACGACCATCTACTAATATATTTTTGAAGTCAGGGTTTTCTGCTTGTAATTCAATCACCATGCCGTTGGCTGTTTTCTTTTGTTGCCAGCGTTTTACAGTCACCTCATCATCAAGACGTGCAACCACAATATCTCCATTGCGAACTTCGGTAGTTTTTCTCACGGCTAAATAGTCGCCATCCAAAATTCCAGCATCACGCATACTCATGCCAACCACTTTTAGAAGGTAGTCTGCACCTTTGCTAAATAAGCTTGGATCAATTGGAACGTGTTTTTCAATATGCTCTACAGCCATGATCGGTGAGCCAGCGGCAACACGTCCGATTAATGGCAGAGTGAGTTGTTGTAATGCGCCGGATGGCAATGACATCTGGCGATATTGATTGGTGTGCTGCATTTGATTGAAACGTTGTGGAATGCGAATGCCGCGCGAAGTGCCAGGCGTTAATTCGATATACCCTTTTTTTGCTAGTGCGCGAAGATGTTCTTCAGCAGCATTGGCAGATGCAAATCCCAGTTGGGTAGCGATTTCCGCGCGAGTGGGCGGGGAGCCACTCTCATCGATGGCCTTAGTAATTAATTCCAAAATCTCATTCTGGCGGGAAGTGAGTTTGGGGAGGGCAGTCAGCTCCTCTGGAAAATCGACTGTATTTATGTCCATACTGGGATTGTATACAGCACTATTTGATATTTCAAGCACTTTTGCAAGGGGGATAATGGGGAGATGAGCCCAAATCCAATGCCCCCTGAAAAAACATCCCATATCTTGGTTCTGGGAATGGGTGGCACTATTGCCGGTTTAGCCTCAAATCCTGGGAAAGATCCACTTTCTTACAAGGCCGGCGAATTGGGTATTGAGGCCCTTTTGGAGAAGATCCAAGAGGATATTCCAGGCGAATTAAAGCTCGTCTCCCGTCAAGTTGCCAATATTAATAGCCGCAATTTAACCGAGCCCTTATTGAGCTTATTGGGTCAGACTGTCATGGAGTCCCTAGCTAATACCATGGTGAGGGGGATAGTGATTACTCACGGAACCGATACAATGGAAGAAACAGGTGTGTTTTTACAGTTGACCTGTGGAAAATATGCTCAAAATTTAGGCAAAAGAATCATCATCACTGGCGCCATGCTGCCAGCCAATGCCCCAGAAGCTGATGGTCCATCGAATTTATTGGATGCCATTCGATGGGCCTCTACCCCCTTAGATAATTGCCCGGGAGGTGTCTATGCAGTGATGGCAGGAAGAGCTTGCCTGGCAATGGATTTATCCAAGCGTCATGCCACTGCGCTCAATGCCCCATTGCAAGCCTCACCCAGTAGTTCAGCCGGCTTAATTAATCCATCCTGGCTATTCGGCGTGAAAGCGGTTCAGGGTGCTTGGAGCGAAGATTTACCTATTCCGAAAGGGGAAGAGTGGCCTTGGGTTGAGATTTTGACTAGTCATGCGGGAAGTCGCCCAGAAACAATTGCTCGGTGGTTTGGGGGTGGGGTAGAGGGCCTAGTATTAGCGGGTTCTGGTATTGGGGGTTTTCATGACGCCTGGTTAACCCCTTTGGGTGAGGCAGCTAAACAAGGTATTGCCTTAGTAAGGACCAGTAGGACGGGTGGCGGCCTAACTTATCCTGATATTCCCGAAAAGGATCTTGCTGGATGCATGGCTTCTGGCTCGCTTTCTGCTCCTAGGGCTAGGATTGCGCTTCAGCTGGCAATAAATGCCGCAAAACAGGCAAACTTAGTTGGTAAATCCCTGACTTGGCAGGATTTTTTTGCTAGAATAGCGGTCTTGCCCGTAATTGGGTAGGTGATTTAAAAGTGTTGTAGCAGTACTTACAATTTGTTACTACCTTGTCACACTGGCGCTAACTTCAAAAACCATCGGAAGTTAGCAAGACGCCCAGGTGACTTTATCCTTAAGGAGTGTTAGATGCGTCATTATGAAATCGTTTTTATCGTCCATCCGGACCAAAGCGAGCAAGTGCCTGCGATGATCGATCGCTACAAAGCTACATTAGCAGCTGCGGGCGGCAAAATCCATCGCATGGAAGACTGGGGTCGTCGTCAGATGGCTTACATGATCGACAAGCTTGCTAAAGCCCATTACGTTTGCATGAACATTGAGTGCGACCAGAAAACCCTGGAAGAGCTTGAGCATGCGTTCAAATTTAACGATGCTGTTTTGCGTCACCTCATCATCAAGACCAAGAAAGCTGAAACAGAGCCTTCCATCATGATGAAAGAAGTGCAACGTGAAGAAGCCCGCAAATCAGCCCAAGCTGACGCTCCTGTAGCGCTAGCCTAAGTTTGAAATTTGAAGAGGAATACACAGACTAGAAAACGTATGAGAGAAGCGGAGTGGCGTTGAATCATTTCACCCTCACTGCAATCTTGGTATCTAAAGACGCGATTCGATTTACACCAGCAGGAATACCGGTGATGCATTGCCAGCTAGAACATAGTGGCCAAGCAAACGAGGTAGGAGTGGCTAGGAAAATTCAGATGAGTGTTGAAGCTATAGCAATTGGTCCGATACAACAGGATCTAGAGCAAATGGATTTAGGAACTGAGGCAGTGTTTGAGGGATTCTTAGCACCCAAGGCTCTACGTAATCAAAGACTTGTTTTCCATATTAACCATATTCAATTGAAAAATTAAAGAGGAAATCATCATGGCGTTTGGAAAGAAACCCGATTTCAAAAAGAAACCAGCTCAGAACCCATTGTTCAAGCGTAAACGTTATTGCCGTTTTACAGTTGGTGGCGTTGAGCAAATCGACTACAAAGATGTAGATACATTGAAGGACTTCATTGGCGAGAACGCCAAGATCACTCCTGCTCGTTTGACAGGCACAAAAGCTAAATATCAGCGTCAGTTAGACACTGCTATTAAGCGTGCCCGTTTCTTGGCTTTATTGCCATTCTCCGATCAACATAAGAAATAATTGGGAGCCCTCAATGCAAATTATTCTTTTAGAAAAAGTAACAAACTTGGGCAATCTCGGCGACGTAGTTCGCGTTAAAGACGGTTTCGCTCGTAATTTCTTAATTCCACAACGTAAAGCGCGTCGTGCGACTGAAGCAGCAATTGCTGACTTTGCAGTTCGTCGTGCTGAGTTGGAAAAATTGGCTGCTGAGAAATTGGCTGCAGCTGAAGCGGTTGGCACAAAGCTGAAAGACTTGGTTCTCGAAATCGGTCAAAAAGCGGGTGTTGACGGTCGTTTGTTTGGTTCTGTAACCAACCACGATATCGCTGATGCCTTGAAAGCTAAAGGATTTACGATCGAGAAGGCTTCGATTCGTATGCCTACTGGCCCATTGAAAATGGTTGGTGATCACCCTGTAGCGGTTGCCGTTCATACCGATGTGGTGGCTGACATCACTATTCGTGTAGTTGGTGAGCAAGCTTAAGTTTTAAACCTTAGGTTCTAGGAACTTCGCTAGCCTCATGGCTGAATCCCGTTCACGTTCCGTGACGCTGAATCCCAGCATGATGGGTTCTGGGGATGCAGTCGTGCAGGCCTTAAAAGTTCCGCCGCATTCTGTAGAAGCCGAGCAATCATTGCTCGGCGGTCTACTGATCGATAACACTGCCTGGGATCGCCTAGGTGGAGTGTTAACTGATAAAGATTTCTACCGTCCTGAACATGCCTTGATCTACAAAGTCATTGCGCGTTTGGTAGGTGACAATCATCCCGCTGACGTGATTACCGTTCATGATGCAATTAAATCTGAGCAAGGTGGCGATTTAGTCAGTGTTGATTACCTCAACTCTCTGGCACAAAACACCCCTAGTGCTGCAAATATCAAAGGTTACGGCGACATCGTTCGTGACCGCAGCATTCTGCGTCGCTTAATTGAAGTTTCGGACAGTATTGTGAACTCTGCTTTTGTTACAGAGGGCCGTCCAGTGAGGACGCTGTTGGATGAGGCAGAGGCCCGTATTTTGCAAATCGGTGAAGAAGGTAGTCGCAAGGCAGACTACCTCGAGATCGAACCACTCTTACGCTCGGTTGTGGCACGTATTGACGAGCTATACAACCGCCAAGGTGGTAGCGATATCACTGGTATTGCCACAGGCTTTATTGATTTGGATAAGCAAACTAGTGGTTTACAAAAAGGGGACTTAGTCATTGTTGCCGGAAGGCCTTCGATGGGCAAGACGGCTTTTGCATTGAATATTGCTGAGAACGTTGCTCTCGCAGAAGGTTTACCTGTTGTCGTG
Above is a genomic segment from Polynucleobacter sp. MG-5-Ahmo-C2 containing:
- the uvrC gene encoding excinuclease ABC subunit UvrC, which translates into the protein MSNSSFENLQQDVKRLPGLPGVYRFFDEAGQILYVGKARNLKKRVSSYFQSKQLSPRIALMVGKISRYETTVTRTETEALILENNLIKELAPPFNILFRDDKSYPYVMLTGHQFPRLASYRGKIDKRNHYFGPFPNSWAVRNSVQILQKVFRLRTCEDSVFKNRSRPCLLHQIHRCSAPCVGRLSVEQYGQDVAQATRFLEGDHSRVLLELEKEMHAHSEAMEFEMAAVLRDRIADLSSVLQQQSMDTVAEGEGDVDVIAVAQMEGMVCVNLAMVRGGRHLGDRAYFPKGLRTTSGELPSPSEILEAFIAQHYLEENIDGVASGATTNLIPPVLVLNHALQSISDDVSKLSDIPPEDLHELLNAQAGRKITFLHQPQGQRRHWLAMAEGNAKIALTKRLVETGGQLARARALADILALDLESLEQLRIECFDVSHTSGEATQASCVVYAKNAMQSSEYRRFNIADITPGDDYAAMRQVLQRRYANFQELPVDKIPQVILIDGGKGQVEMARQVFSEFGMDVGLIVGVAKGEGRKVGLETLIFADGRPALELGIDSAALLLVAQIRDEAHRFAITGMRAKRAKARTVSRLEEIEGIGAKRRQKLLARFGGLKGVANASIEEIASVEGVSLTLAEQIYRQLH
- the pgsA gene encoding CDP-diacylglycerol--glycerol-3-phosphate 3-phosphatidyltransferase gives rise to the protein MPFNLPIALTWLRVAAIPLLVAIFYLPGAWLSPFEKNVIATIIFVFAALTDWLDGFLARRMKQESAFGQFLDPVADKLIVAAALLVLLNMDRVQVWVALIIIGREITISALREWMALLGAGKSVAVHMVGKLKTTVQLVAIPFLLLNDTLFGWLDCARVGTWLIWAASFLTLWSMFYYMKKALPQLVGKID
- the lexA gene encoding transcriptional repressor LexA produces the protein MDINTVDFPEELTALPKLTSRQNEILELITKAIDESGSPPTRAEIATQLGFASANAAEEHLRALAKKGYIELTPGTSRGIRIPQRFNQMQHTNQYRQMSLPSGALQQLTLPLIGRVAAGSPIMAVEHIEKHVPIDPSLFSKGADYLLKVVGMSMRDAGILDGDYLAVRKTTEVRNGDIVVARLDDEVTVKRWQQKKTANGMVIELQAENPDFKNILVDGRQPNFAIEGQAVGLIRAEGL
- a CDS encoding asparaginase; its protein translation is MSPNPMPPEKTSHILVLGMGGTIAGLASNPGKDPLSYKAGELGIEALLEKIQEDIPGELKLVSRQVANINSRNLTEPLLSLLGQTVMESLANTMVRGIVITHGTDTMEETGVFLQLTCGKYAQNLGKRIIITGAMLPANAPEADGPSNLLDAIRWASTPLDNCPGGVYAVMAGRACLAMDLSKRHATALNAPLQASPSSSAGLINPSWLFGVKAVQGAWSEDLPIPKGEEWPWVEILTSHAGSRPETIARWFGGGVEGLVLAGSGIGGFHDAWLTPLGEAAKQGIALVRTSRTGGGLTYPDIPEKDLAGCMASGSLSAPRARIALQLAINAAKQANLVGKSLTWQDFFARIAVLPVIG
- the rpsF gene encoding 30S ribosomal protein S6; the encoded protein is MRHYEIVFIVHPDQSEQVPAMIDRYKATLAAAGGKIHRMEDWGRRQMAYMIDKLAKAHYVCMNIECDQKTLEELEHAFKFNDAVLRHLIIKTKKAETEPSIMMKEVQREEARKSAQADAPVALA
- the priB gene encoding primosomal replication protein N codes for the protein MALNHFTLTAILVSKDAIRFTPAGIPVMHCQLEHSGQANEVGVARKIQMSVEAIAIGPIQQDLEQMDLGTEAVFEGFLAPKALRNQRLVFHINHIQLKN
- the rpsR gene encoding 30S ribosomal protein S18; the protein is MAFGKKPDFKKKPAQNPLFKRKRYCRFTVGGVEQIDYKDVDTLKDFIGENAKITPARLTGTKAKYQRQLDTAIKRARFLALLPFSDQHKK
- the rplI gene encoding 50S ribosomal protein L9; translated protein: MQIILLEKVTNLGNLGDVVRVKDGFARNFLIPQRKARRATEAAIADFAVRRAELEKLAAEKLAAAEAVGTKLKDLVLEIGQKAGVDGRLFGSVTNHDIADALKAKGFTIEKASIRMPTGPLKMVGDHPVAVAVHTDVVADITIRVVGEQA
- the dnaB gene encoding replicative DNA helicase, translating into MAESRSRSVTLNPSMMGSGDAVVQALKVPPHSVEAEQSLLGGLLIDNTAWDRLGGVLTDKDFYRPEHALIYKVIARLVGDNHPADVITVHDAIKSEQGGDLVSVDYLNSLAQNTPSAANIKGYGDIVRDRSILRRLIEVSDSIVNSAFVTEGRPVRTLLDEAEARILQIGEEGSRKADYLEIEPLLRSVVARIDELYNRQGGSDITGIATGFIDLDKQTSGLQKGDLVIVAGRPSMGKTAFALNIAENVALAEGLPVVVFSMEMSGEQLASRLLGSVGRVDQGRMRTGKLQDDEWPRVTDAIARLSNTQILIDETGSLSSLELRTRARRIARNFGGTLGLVVIDYLQLMSGSGSENRATEISEISRSLKSLAKELQCPVVALSQLNRGLEQRPNKRPIMSDLRESGAIEQDADLIMFIYRDEVYHPDTTTDKGMAEIIIGKQRNGPIGTVRLSWQGPYTKFDNLAMGSVGYSSGGYEPF